One region of Prosthecobacter debontii genomic DNA includes:
- a CDS encoding type II toxin-antitoxin system RelE/ParE family toxin, with amino-acid sequence MNIDFHPLAVGDLLDAQKYYGEINPALSKDFRQQLDLIVDSLFASPFHYHPLSSRSRFRRANMKRFPFNLIYEIVDADSLIRIVVVRHNKRHPSYGLNRKWSST; translated from the coding sequence ATGAACATCGACTTCCACCCTTTAGCCGTCGGTGACTTGCTTGATGCCCAAAAATACTATGGAGAAATAAATCCAGCCCTTTCGAAAGACTTTCGCCAACAACTCGATCTCATCGTCGATAGTCTTTTCGCTTCTCCTTTTCACTATCATCCCCTGTCATCTCGCTCCCGCTTTAGACGCGCCAATATGAAACGTTTCCCGTTCAACCTGATTTATGAGATCGTCGATGCCGACTCCCTCATCAGGATTGTCGTGGTGCGTCATAATAAACGCCATCCTTCGTATGGTCTGAACCGCAAGTGGTCATCAACTTAA
- a CDS encoding addiction module protein — MSSIAQIREQIDELSYAERVELSEWLQLTTPVEEEEDQAYLDEILALAEKRSEELRAGKVIGIPWEEVKRQLDATQPT; from the coding sequence ATGTCATCCATCGCCCAAATTCGTGAACAGATCGATGAGCTCAGCTATGCGGAGCGGGTCGAGCTTTCGGAATGGCTGCAGCTGACAACGCCTGTCGAGGAAGAGGAGGATCAAGCCTATCTGGATGAAATACTCGCCCTCGCAGAAAAGAGGTCTGAGGAGTTGCGGGCTGGTAAAGTCATCGGCATCCCGTGGGAAGAAGTGAAGCGGCAATTGGACGCTACACAGCCAACATGA
- a CDS encoding DUF1501 domain-containing protein, which yields MSHHAPNLEHHFLTRRQLLGRLGMGMGSIALGDLLGAGKAQAALNANNPFGVRQPHFEPKAKRVIHFFMNGGPSQVDTFDPKPMLDKYDGKALPNILKTERPTGAGMKSPFKFQKYGQCGLEVSEIFSRTAQFADDLCVIRSMQADVPNHEPSLGLMNTGDGRLHRPSFGSWVTYGLGSENENLPGYISMCPNGMPTRRTKNWQSAFLPSIYQGTYINTENTDVDKLVEYIKNTSLDLKQQRRQLDLLYEMNHNHLVQRQNDQQLDARIQSYELAYRMQMEATDAFDISKEPEHIRKAYGENHFGRQTLIARRLLERGVRFIQLWTGAGQPWDSHDEILDHARLAKDVDGAIAAFMADMKQRGLFDDTLMIWGGEFGRTPAVELPTPGANAGKQRGRDHNHYGFTYWLAGGGVKAGYTHGATDEFGFGAVENPVHVHDLHATLLRTLGFDHERFTYKYAGLDFKLTGVNECKVVKELLA from the coding sequence ATGTCCCACCACGCCCCCAATCTTGAACATCACTTTCTGACCCGTCGTCAGTTGCTCGGCCGCCTCGGCATGGGCATGGGTTCCATCGCTCTGGGGGACCTGCTCGGAGCAGGCAAAGCGCAGGCCGCATTGAATGCGAACAACCCTTTCGGTGTGCGCCAGCCGCACTTTGAGCCGAAGGCGAAACGCGTCATTCACTTCTTCATGAATGGTGGTCCCTCTCAGGTGGACACCTTCGATCCCAAGCCCATGCTGGATAAGTATGATGGCAAGGCGCTGCCGAACATTCTGAAGACGGAGCGCCCGACAGGGGCCGGGATGAAGTCCCCCTTCAAGTTCCAGAAGTATGGCCAGTGTGGCTTGGAGGTCAGCGAGATTTTCTCTCGCACCGCTCAGTTTGCCGATGATCTCTGCGTGATCCGCTCCATGCAGGCGGATGTGCCTAACCATGAACCTTCTCTCGGTCTCATGAATACCGGTGACGGGCGCCTGCACCGTCCGAGCTTTGGCTCCTGGGTCACTTACGGCTTGGGTTCCGAAAATGAAAACCTGCCCGGCTACATCTCCATGTGCCCGAATGGCATGCCCACCCGCCGCACGAAGAACTGGCAGTCTGCCTTCCTGCCCAGCATCTATCAGGGCACCTACATCAACACGGAGAATACCGATGTCGATAAGCTGGTGGAATACATCAAAAACACCTCCCTGGATCTGAAGCAGCAGCGTCGTCAGCTCGATCTGCTTTATGAGATGAATCACAATCACCTCGTCCAGCGCCAGAATGATCAACAACTGGATGCCCGCATTCAGAGCTATGAACTGGCTTATCGTATGCAGATGGAGGCGACCGACGCGTTCGACATCAGCAAGGAGCCCGAACACATCCGCAAGGCTTATGGCGAAAATCATTTCGGTCGTCAGACCCTGATCGCGCGTCGTCTGCTGGAGCGTGGAGTTCGCTTCATCCAGCTTTGGACCGGTGCTGGCCAGCCTTGGGATAGTCACGATGAAATCCTCGATCACGCCCGGTTGGCGAAAGATGTGGATGGCGCGATTGCGGCCTTCATGGCTGATATGAAGCAGCGTGGTCTCTTCGATGACACCCTTATGATCTGGGGTGGTGAATTCGGCCGCACTCCAGCGGTTGAGCTTCCGACACCCGGAGCGAATGCAGGCAAGCAGCGCGGACGCGACCACAACCATTATGGCTTCACCTACTGGTTGGCTGGCGGTGGTGTCAAAGCCGGTTACACCCATGGCGCGACCGATGAGTTCGGTTTCGGAGCTGTGGAGAATCCTGTCCACGTGCATGATCTGCACGCCACGCTCCTGCGCACCCTGGGCTTCGACCACGAACGCTTCACCTACAAGTATGCCGGACTCGACTTTAAACTCACCGGCGTGAACGAATGTAAGGTGGTGAAAGAGTTGCTCGCTTAA
- a CDS encoding ABC transporter ATP-binding protein: MSSVLRVQNVTFVRGGRRILKGIDWEVKSGQHWCVLGPNGCGKTSLISLITGYEPATSGDIQIGEDQFGNSDWREVRKRVGLVTNTLTTFIEPGEPVINVIASGREAKLNLWQDPPAAWQRQAATLLKATGSQHLRKSLWGTLSQGEKQKVLICRALMAKFNVLILDEPCAGLDPVAREHFLNWMAEISSWPEAPSLVMVTHHVEEILPCLTHVLMLKDGNIHAEGTKDEVLTSAALSEIYGAPVSLTAKNGRYALMVL, from the coding sequence ATGTCATCTGTTTTACGTGTTCAAAATGTCACTTTCGTCCGCGGCGGGCGCCGCATTCTCAAAGGCATCGATTGGGAGGTGAAGTCTGGTCAACACTGGTGCGTCCTCGGGCCCAACGGCTGCGGGAAGACCTCTTTGATCAGCCTAATCACGGGTTATGAACCCGCCACCAGTGGGGATATCCAAATCGGAGAAGACCAGTTCGGTAACAGCGACTGGCGGGAGGTTCGTAAGCGTGTGGGCTTGGTAACCAACACATTAACCACTTTTATTGAGCCCGGTGAACCCGTGATCAACGTCATCGCCAGTGGACGCGAGGCGAAGCTGAATCTCTGGCAGGACCCTCCGGCGGCGTGGCAGCGTCAGGCCGCCACTCTACTGAAGGCAACGGGTAGCCAGCACCTGCGCAAGAGCCTGTGGGGCACACTTTCCCAGGGGGAAAAACAGAAGGTGCTCATCTGCCGGGCCCTCATGGCCAAGTTCAATGTCCTAATCTTGGATGAACCCTGTGCGGGGCTCGATCCCGTGGCGCGGGAGCATTTTCTCAACTGGATGGCGGAAATCTCCAGCTGGCCGGAGGCCCCCTCACTCGTGATGGTGACCCACCACGTGGAAGAAATCCTTCCCTGCCTGACCCATGTGCTGATGCTTAAAGACGGCAACATTCACGCGGAAGGTACCAAAGATGAGGTGCTGACCAGTGCGGCCTTGAGTGAGATCTATGGGGCCCCCGTCAGCTTGACGGCCAAGAATGGCCGTTATGCGCTGATGGTGTTGTGA
- a CDS encoding DUF1501 domain-containing protein, whose translation MDPLLDYHLAQTRRQFFGQVGLRAGSIALASMLGREFASAAPAAGMVHPPMPGLPHFAPKAKRLIYLHMNGAPSQLDLWDYKPQLQPYFDKDLPESVRNGQRITTMTSGQARLAVAPSMFKFQQHGQSGTWVSELLPHTAKIVDELALVKTVHTSAINHDPACTFVMTGSEVPGKASIGSWLAYGLGSESNDLPAFVVFTPSFPPESAAQALFTRMWSSGFLPTKYTGVALRGQGDPVLYVKNPPGVNSGDRRTMLNALNRLNEINHERIGDPEIQTRIAQYEMAFRMQASVPELTDLSKESKATLEMYGEDVNRPGSFTHSAILARRLIERGTRVVQILHRGWDQHNGLPKHLRNQVKDTDQACAALVMDLKQRGLLNDTLVVWGGEFGRTVYSQGTLTQDNYGRDHHPRNFCMWMAGGGVKPGTVWGETDDFSYNIVKDPVHINDLNATILHLMGIDHSRFSFKFQGLDQRLTGVEEHHLVKGILA comes from the coding sequence ATGGATCCGCTCCTCGACTATCACCTCGCGCAGACTCGCCGCCAGTTTTTCGGCCAGGTCGGTTTGCGTGCGGGCAGCATTGCTTTGGCTTCCATGCTGGGTCGTGAGTTTGCTTCGGCGGCACCCGCAGCCGGAATGGTGCATCCCCCGATGCCGGGTCTCCCCCACTTCGCGCCTAAGGCCAAGCGGCTGATCTATCTCCACATGAATGGGGCTCCCTCCCAGCTGGATCTATGGGATTACAAGCCGCAGCTTCAGCCGTATTTTGACAAAGATCTGCCGGAGAGTGTGCGCAATGGACAGCGCATCACCACCATGACCAGTGGTCAGGCTCGCTTGGCGGTGGCTCCGTCCATGTTCAAATTTCAGCAGCATGGTCAGAGCGGCACTTGGGTGAGCGAGTTGCTGCCGCACACGGCTAAAATTGTCGATGAACTCGCCTTGGTTAAAACCGTGCACACCAGCGCGATCAATCATGATCCGGCCTGCACCTTCGTGATGACGGGTAGTGAGGTGCCGGGCAAAGCAAGCATCGGTTCCTGGTTGGCTTATGGTTTGGGTAGCGAGAGCAATGACCTGCCGGCGTTTGTCGTCTTCACCCCCAGCTTTCCACCGGAGAGCGCGGCTCAGGCTTTGTTCACGCGCATGTGGAGCAGCGGCTTTCTTCCGACCAAATATACTGGCGTTGCCTTGCGTGGTCAGGGAGATCCCGTGCTGTATGTGAAAAATCCTCCCGGCGTGAATTCTGGGGATCGGAGGACGATGCTCAATGCGCTGAACCGATTGAATGAAATCAATCACGAGCGCATTGGAGACCCGGAAATCCAAACGCGCATCGCTCAGTATGAAATGGCCTTTCGCATGCAGGCCAGCGTGCCGGAGCTGACGGATCTCAGTAAGGAGAGCAAGGCCACTCTGGAAATGTATGGGGAGGATGTGAATCGCCCAGGCAGCTTCACCCACAGTGCGATCCTGGCGCGTCGATTGATCGAGCGTGGTACGCGTGTCGTGCAGATTCTGCATCGCGGATGGGATCAGCATAACGGCCTGCCCAAGCACCTGCGCAATCAGGTGAAGGACACCGATCAAGCTTGCGCGGCTTTGGTGATGGATCTCAAGCAGCGTGGCTTGTTGAATGATACGTTAGTCGTGTGGGGCGGGGAATTCGGTCGCACGGTTTATTCTCAAGGAACCTTGACCCAGGACAATTACGGGCGGGATCACCACCCGCGCAATTTCTGCATGTGGATGGCCGGGGGCGGCGTAAAACCGGGCACGGTTTGGGGAGAAACCGATGATTTCAGTTACAACATCGTGAAGGATCCTGTGCATATCAATGACCTGAATGCGACCATCTTGCACCTCATGGGCATTGACCACAGTCGTTTCAGTTTCAAGTTCCAAGGGCTTGATCAACGCCTCACGGGTGTGGAGGAGCACCATCTGGTGAAAGGCATCCTAGCCTGA
- a CDS encoding 3-keto-disaccharide hydrolase has protein sequence MFSRALLFLPLISLLGLTSCQPKAEQGFVPMFHANDLHGWVNANCAPETWSIKDGVISCTGFPTGALRTEKQYENFILEAEWRHLTEAGNSGIFVWGTPISSPGVPFLRGIEVQILDHGYMKKADPKKPKWFTTHGDVFPIHGATMAPHGEHNGQRSFPSEERSKPSPEWNHYRIEANNGRITLAVNGKVVSGGDNCNYRKGYLALESEGAPVEFRNVRIKELPSTNAVPEVTAPLDQGWKALYTGLDFRHWIKPAAGGDKWTTADWQIKVAASQTGPALWSEESFGDCEIIADINLPKGTDLTKPAAGLCVRGLSHPLVMFGQGKASIVLGPDQVKAGQWYRVKATLKGKTAQVLITEPKDENPQTFEVTVDMGAQGRIGLADLTQAVSYSNIYVRELEASDPPTTPTAKAE, from the coding sequence ATGTTCTCCCGAGCTCTTCTTTTCCTGCCGCTGATCTCCCTGCTGGGCCTGACCTCCTGCCAGCCCAAAGCGGAGCAGGGTTTTGTGCCCATGTTCCATGCCAACGACCTCCACGGATGGGTGAATGCCAACTGCGCGCCGGAAACCTGGAGCATCAAAGACGGGGTGATCTCCTGCACGGGTTTCCCCACCGGCGCTCTCCGCACCGAGAAGCAGTATGAAAACTTCATCCTGGAGGCTGAATGGCGCCATCTGACAGAAGCTGGGAACTCCGGCATCTTCGTCTGGGGCACCCCGATCAGCTCCCCCGGCGTGCCTTTCCTTCGGGGAATCGAGGTGCAGATCCTGGATCATGGCTACATGAAAAAGGCCGATCCAAAGAAACCCAAGTGGTTCACCACCCATGGCGATGTCTTCCCCATCCACGGAGCCACCATGGCCCCTCATGGCGAGCACAACGGCCAGCGCAGCTTCCCGAGCGAGGAACGCAGTAAACCGAGCCCTGAGTGGAACCACTACCGCATCGAAGCCAACAATGGCCGCATCACCCTGGCCGTGAATGGCAAGGTCGTCAGCGGTGGGGATAACTGCAACTATCGCAAAGGCTACCTGGCCCTGGAGTCCGAAGGTGCGCCAGTCGAGTTCCGCAACGTCCGCATCAAGGAACTGCCCTCCACCAACGCTGTTCCAGAGGTCACCGCGCCTCTGGATCAAGGTTGGAAAGCCCTCTACACCGGCTTGGACTTCCGCCACTGGATCAAACCGGCTGCGGGTGGCGATAAGTGGACCACCGCCGATTGGCAAATCAAAGTGGCCGCCAGCCAGACCGGCCCCGCCCTGTGGTCCGAGGAATCCTTCGGCGACTGTGAGATCATCGCGGATATCAATCTACCCAAAGGCACCGATTTGACCAAGCCCGCCGCAGGCCTCTGTGTGCGGGGTTTAAGCCATCCCCTCGTCATGTTTGGTCAAGGCAAAGCCTCCATCGTGCTCGGCCCCGATCAGGTGAAAGCAGGCCAGTGGTACCGCGTCAAAGCCACCCTAAAAGGTAAAACCGCGCAGGTGCTCATCACCGAGCCGAAGGATGAGAATCCCCAAACCTTCGAAGTCACCGTGGATATGGGAGCCCAAGGGCGGATCGGATTGGCCGATCTCACCCAAGCAGTCAGTTACTCCAATATCTACGTGCGGGAGCTGGAGGCATCCGACCCTCCCACTACTCCCACCGCTAAGGCGGAGTAA
- the trxA gene encoding thioredoxin, protein MKASNIGLWVATAALGWVAWMLMDVSAPQKSGGDSSATLAAAQASGTPVLVEFYADWCGACKMIAPEVEELSTELAGKARVLRLNVETQPDVAAQYRVHVLPTFIAFEKGNVIARQTGAIPKAAMQKMLGF, encoded by the coding sequence ATGAAAGCCTCCAATATCGGTTTGTGGGTGGCAACTGCCGCTTTAGGCTGGGTCGCCTGGATGCTCATGGACGTGTCTGCGCCGCAGAAAAGCGGTGGAGATTCCTCAGCAACGCTGGCGGCGGCTCAGGCCTCTGGCACGCCAGTATTGGTGGAGTTCTACGCAGACTGGTGTGGAGCCTGCAAGATGATCGCACCTGAGGTGGAGGAGTTGTCCACTGAGTTGGCCGGGAAAGCACGTGTGCTGCGCCTGAATGTGGAAACACAGCCCGACGTAGCTGCACAATATCGGGTGCACGTTTTACCCACCTTCATTGCCTTCGAAAAGGGAAACGTGATTGCACGGCAGACCGGAGCGATCCCCAAGGCTGCCATGCAAAAGATGTTAGGCTTCTAA
- a CDS encoding ATP-dependent 6-phosphofructokinase, which translates to MLNVDIPSLGPCQFASPLHQIGSTEVPFKTDQDRILYSNTVRGLEEPESALSFEEAGPREQIFFDPARTTVGIVTCGGLCPGLNDIIRGIVYQCYRQYGITKVYGFRYGYEGLVQRYGHTPLMLRPESVAQIHNFGGTILGSSRGQQPIGEMVDTLEDMGVDILFVIGGDGTLRGASEIAKEIKNRGLRKAVVGIPKTIDNDIMYLDKSFGFETAFAEAVNAVKCAYTEACGAVNGVGLLKLMGRDSGFIACYAALAGSNVDFVLIPEVSFTMEGTAGLLEALRYRLAKRGSAVIVVAEGAGQELCQAADGTDASGNKRYGDIGLFLKDQINAFFKARRMEVNLKYIDPSYIVRSVPANPQDNVYCSRLAQSAVHAAMAGKTSMLVGRWHNAFVHLPLDMVTHGRRKVDSKGELWHAVLESTGQPAIMV; encoded by the coding sequence ATGCTGAATGTTGACATCCCCTCCCTCGGTCCATGCCAGTTTGCGTCTCCACTGCACCAGATCGGCAGCACTGAAGTGCCGTTTAAAACGGATCAAGACCGTATTCTTTATAGCAACACCGTCCGTGGACTGGAGGAGCCTGAAAGCGCCTTGAGCTTCGAAGAGGCAGGACCTCGTGAGCAGATCTTTTTTGATCCCGCACGCACCACCGTGGGCATCGTGACGTGTGGTGGCTTATGCCCGGGGCTGAATGACATCATTCGCGGCATTGTCTATCAGTGTTACCGCCAATATGGCATTACCAAGGTGTATGGTTTTCGTTATGGTTATGAAGGCTTGGTGCAGCGTTACGGGCATACGCCTCTGATGTTGAGACCGGAGTCTGTTGCACAGATTCATAACTTCGGCGGCACCATCCTGGGGAGTTCACGCGGCCAGCAGCCAATCGGTGAGATGGTCGATACTCTTGAGGATATGGGGGTGGATATCCTCTTTGTGATCGGTGGGGATGGCACCCTTCGCGGTGCCTCCGAAATCGCGAAAGAGATCAAAAATCGTGGATTGCGTAAGGCGGTCGTGGGGATCCCCAAGACCATTGACAATGACATCATGTATCTGGACAAGAGCTTTGGCTTTGAGACGGCTTTTGCGGAAGCGGTCAATGCGGTCAAGTGCGCTTACACCGAGGCTTGTGGTGCGGTCAATGGAGTGGGCCTGCTGAAACTGATGGGTCGAGACAGTGGTTTCATTGCTTGTTATGCCGCATTGGCAGGAAGCAATGTGGATTTCGTGCTCATTCCTGAAGTTTCGTTTACCATGGAAGGGACGGCGGGGCTTTTGGAAGCTCTCCGTTATCGCTTGGCGAAGCGTGGCAGTGCGGTCATTGTGGTGGCCGAAGGTGCTGGGCAGGAACTCTGCCAAGCCGCTGATGGCACCGATGCCAGCGGTAACAAACGATATGGTGACATTGGCTTGTTCCTCAAAGATCAGATCAATGCTTTCTTCAAGGCGCGCCGCATGGAGGTAAACCTGAAATACATCGACCCCAGCTACATCGTCCGTAGCGTGCCAGCCAATCCTCAGGATAACGTGTATTGCTCACGCTTGGCTCAGTCCGCCGTCCATGCCGCCATGGCAGGTAAGACCTCCATGTTGGTGGGACGTTGGCACAATGCCTTCGTGCATCTGCCTCTGGATATGGTGACCCATGGTCGGCGCAAGGTGGACTCAAAAGGAGAGCTCTGGCATGCGGTGCTGGAAAGCACCGGTCAACCCGCGATCATGGTGTAA
- a CDS encoding PSD1 and planctomycete cytochrome C domain-containing protein yields the protein MTSQTPFFLWILGGSFAIAGSLATAADSFPADQIEFFEKSVRPVLAENCYDCHGDHKHENGLRMNLRSAILRGSDYGKVVEPGNPAASKLIKAIKHESGVESMPKKGDKLKPEEIAALEKWVQMGLPWPEEKEVAHGHDKADPMQHWAFQPVKKPSGTVDSLVGAKLKAAGLDFAPQADAAALCRRIHVTLTGLQPSFEDVRAFEKASAQNAKAAVDTLVNKLLASPAYGERWGRIWLDVARYADTDGYQVAGKDIRYPYAYTYRDWVVKSLNEDMPYDKFLMYQLAADKMVPADKAKSDPHLAALAFMNVGDRFISNKDLQTDDRIDVVTRGMLGLTVACARCHDHKYDPIPARDYYALYSVFNSCEEPANDAMPVIGRAPNENDVKDYEAKVAEIAQKDLEFKKKVYEEIRTPERVTEYLAFAQEAVTIKDRTALKGRAGALKLRDKVADQWADFLKRHALKAKPHPVMLAWKEFAALPADQFAAKAPELVKTLTKPDSGLNAVPRNELAKRPAPKNFGEVAALYADIFNTCLAGTQPDNADWKQVREILQTDPSPMSVPVEQANVFFTRKDLTQTVKMSNDRLKLEIEHPGSPPRAMVMVDKPKPADVSIFIRGNPSRRGAVAPRGWLTMFGGESFKEGSGRLELAQKIASKDNPLTARVIVNRVWTQHFGKPLVGQTSDFGVQTDEPVQHDLLDYLAASLMEENWSLKKLHQRILTSRTYQQAVLNTPDKALKDADNELLSRQNRQRLDYESMRDAMLQVAGELDSANMGGRAVPLTDKTVDSRRSVYLLVNRYDQATVPATFDFANPDNHSPIRYVTTVPQQALFLMNSPFMQQRSTKLAEATPVKGSTIDSEAIQSLYHRVLLRDASPDEIEMTQRFCNDADMLKRRAAAFVWRYGTAKVEKDATTGKVSLAGFEPLAHFGKVGQNTMRWTPDKVHPSKEYGYLYIGAGNGHPGSQWPAVMQWTTPFSKEKIRISGAIKRSSDKGNGIRAWIISNKKGKIREEFVKPASSVELTADLEVEQDEVLSFVVESENNDTNSDSYNWAPKIERIASDGSVAPITRADTDFCGPSQWPINRPKPQTPLAQLAQVLMMSNEFQFVD from the coding sequence ATGACCTCACAGACTCCATTTTTCCTCTGGATTCTCGGTGGCAGTTTTGCCATCGCCGGATCACTTGCGACTGCTGCCGATAGCTTTCCTGCGGATCAGATCGAGTTTTTCGAGAAGAGCGTGCGACCCGTACTTGCCGAGAATTGCTACGACTGCCACGGCGATCACAAGCATGAGAATGGCCTGCGCATGAACCTGCGTAGCGCCATCCTGCGCGGAAGTGATTATGGCAAGGTGGTGGAACCCGGGAATCCCGCTGCCTCCAAGCTGATCAAAGCCATCAAGCATGAATCGGGTGTGGAATCCATGCCCAAGAAAGGGGATAAGCTGAAGCCCGAGGAAATCGCAGCTTTAGAAAAGTGGGTGCAAATGGGATTGCCTTGGCCTGAAGAAAAAGAAGTCGCTCATGGCCATGACAAAGCAGATCCCATGCAGCACTGGGCCTTCCAGCCCGTGAAAAAGCCCTCTGGCACAGTGGACTCTCTGGTGGGGGCCAAGCTGAAAGCCGCTGGGCTTGACTTTGCTCCGCAGGCCGATGCTGCGGCTCTCTGTCGTCGCATTCATGTCACGTTGACTGGCTTACAGCCGTCATTCGAAGACGTTCGTGCCTTTGAAAAGGCGAGCGCTCAAAACGCCAAAGCGGCGGTGGATACCTTGGTCAATAAGCTCTTGGCCAGCCCCGCCTATGGAGAACGCTGGGGCCGTATCTGGCTGGATGTGGCCCGCTATGCGGATACCGATGGCTATCAGGTCGCAGGCAAAGACATCCGCTACCCCTACGCCTATACCTATCGCGACTGGGTGGTGAAGTCCCTGAACGAGGACATGCCGTATGACAAGTTCCTCATGTATCAGTTGGCTGCGGACAAGATGGTTCCTGCGGACAAGGCGAAGTCCGATCCGCACCTCGCCGCATTGGCATTCATGAATGTGGGCGATCGCTTCATCAGCAACAAGGACCTGCAGACCGATGATCGCATCGACGTGGTCACACGTGGTATGTTAGGCCTGACGGTCGCCTGTGCACGCTGTCACGACCACAAATACGATCCGATTCCTGCCCGCGATTACTACGCGCTCTACTCGGTCTTCAATAGCTGCGAGGAGCCTGCCAACGATGCCATGCCGGTGATCGGTCGAGCGCCCAATGAAAACGATGTCAAAGACTACGAGGCCAAGGTGGCTGAAATCGCCCAAAAGGATCTCGAGTTCAAAAAGAAGGTCTATGAGGAGATTCGCACTCCCGAGCGCGTGACCGAATACTTGGCTTTCGCTCAAGAGGCTGTGACGATCAAAGATCGCACCGCCCTAAAAGGACGCGCAGGCGCTCTGAAGCTGCGCGACAAAGTCGCCGATCAATGGGCCGACTTTTTGAAACGGCATGCGCTCAAAGCCAAGCCTCATCCCGTGATGCTGGCCTGGAAAGAATTTGCTGCCCTCCCTGCAGATCAATTTGCCGCCAAAGCCCCTGAGCTGGTGAAAACGCTGACCAAGCCCGACAGCGGACTGAATGCCGTGCCGCGCAATGAATTGGCCAAGCGACCTGCACCCAAGAACTTCGGTGAAGTGGCCGCCCTATATGCGGATATTTTCAACACCTGCCTCGCTGGAACGCAGCCCGACAATGCCGATTGGAAGCAGGTGCGCGAAATCCTCCAAACCGATCCCAGCCCCATGTCTGTGCCGGTGGAACAGGCCAACGTGTTCTTTACCCGCAAGGATCTGACTCAGACCGTCAAAATGTCCAATGACCGCCTGAAGTTGGAGATCGAACACCCAGGCTCCCCACCACGCGCTATGGTCATGGTGGATAAACCCAAGCCCGCTGACGTCAGCATCTTCATCCGGGGTAACCCCAGCCGCCGCGGTGCGGTGGCTCCACGTGGGTGGTTGACCATGTTTGGGGGTGAGTCCTTCAAGGAAGGCAGTGGCCGACTCGAACTGGCCCAAAAGATCGCCAGCAAAGACAATCCCCTCACCGCCCGCGTGATCGTCAACCGTGTGTGGACACAGCACTTCGGCAAACCTTTGGTCGGCCAAACCAGCGACTTCGGGGTGCAGACGGACGAGCCCGTTCAGCATGATCTGCTGGACTATCTCGCCGCTAGCCTCATGGAGGAAAACTGGAGTCTCAAGAAACTACACCAGCGCATCCTCACCAGCCGCACCTACCAACAAGCGGTGCTGAACACGCCGGATAAGGCACTCAAGGATGCCGACAATGAACTGCTGAGCCGTCAGAATCGCCAGCGTCTGGACTACGAATCTATGCGTGACGCCATGCTGCAAGTCGCAGGCGAACTGGACTCTGCCAATATGGGTGGCCGCGCTGTGCCTCTCACTGACAAAACCGTGGACAGCCGCCGCAGTGTTTACCTGCTGGTGAACCGCTACGACCAAGCCACGGTGCCAGCCACGTTTGACTTTGCCAACCCGGACAATCACAGCCCGATCCGCTACGTCACCACGGTGCCCCAACAAGCTCTATTTTTGATGAACAGCCCCTTCATGCAGCAGCGCTCGACGAAGCTGGCCGAGGCCACCCCGGTGAAAGGTAGCACCATTGACTCCGAGGCGATCCAATCTCTCTACCACCGCGTGCTTCTGCGAGACGCGAGTCCGGACGAGATTGAGATGACCCAGCGCTTCTGCAACGATGCCGATATGCTCAAGCGTCGCGCCGCCGCCTTTGTCTGGCGTTACGGCACAGCTAAGGTGGAAAAAGACGCCACGACAGGGAAGGTCAGCCTGGCGGGCTTCGAGCCACTGGCCCACTTTGGTAAGGTGGGTCAAAACACCATGCGTTGGACCCCGGACAAAGTCCACCCATCCAAGGAGTATGGCTACCTCTACATCGGTGCCGGTAATGGCCACCCCGGCAGCCAATGGCCCGCCGTTATGCAGTGGACTACCCCCTTCTCCAAAGAGAAAATCCGCATCTCAGGAGCTATCAAGCGCAGCAGCGACAAAGGTAACGGCATCCGCGCCTGGATCATCTCTAACAAAAAGGGTAAAATCCGTGAGGAATTCGTCAAACCCGCTAGCAGTGTGGAACTCACCGCCGACCTGGAAGTCGAGCAAGACGAAGTGCTGAGCTTTGTCGTTGAGTCCGAAAACAACGATACCAATAGCGATAGCTACAACTGGGCACCGAAGATCGAGCGTATCGCCAGCGATGGCAGCGTGGCTCCCATCACTCGTGCCGACACTGATTTCTGCGGCCCTTCCCAGTGGCCTATCAACCGCCCCAAACCACAAACTCCCCTCGCCCAGTTGGCCCAGGTGCTGATGATGTCGAACGAGTTTCAATTTGTTGATTAA